The DNA segment AGGCATTTCCAACTGTAATACCATATCCCGGCTCTAGCGGGCGGAATTCGAATCGTCCAAATTGCTTGTCCGACTCTAGCATAATTACTTTATCTGGTTTTTGGAATGCTAATATTGCCATAAGAATTAATTATTTAGAATACAATTCAACGATCAATTGTTCTTTAATGTTTTCAGGAATATCTTCTCTGGAAGGTACATTCAAAAATTTACCGGTCACAGAGTCATTGTCCCACTCCAACCATGAGAAGTTATGCACAGAAGAAGCTGCCAAAGAATCTGTAATCGCCTCTAATGACTTAGATTTTTGACGAACACCAATTAATTGATCAGCTTTTACAGTATATGATGGAATATTTACTATTTCACCATCTACAGTGATATGCTTATGAGACACCAACTGACGTGCAGCTGCTCTTGTAGGTGCGATGCCTAAACGATATACTACATTGTCTAGACGGCTTTCTAGTAATCCAAGCAACACCTCACCGGTAATACCTTTTGAGCGAGAAGCTTTTTTAAACAGATTACTAAATTGCTTTTCTAATACACCGTAGGTATATTTAGCTTTTTGTTTTTCTTTTAACTGAACACCGTATTCCGATGTTTTTTTACGACGGTTATTACCGTGCTGTCCTGGAGGATAGTTCTTTCTTTCAAAGCTTTTATCCGAACCATAAATTGCCTCACCAAATTTACGGGCAATTCTTGTTTTTGGTCCAATGTATCTAGCCATTCTTCTAAATTTTTGTTTTTAAATTTTTGTTTTCAAATTATGAATATGAAGGCCGCGAGATTATAGAGAGGAGGTTCTATATATAATCATCCATAATTCAAAATCCAAAAGCTCAATTTATGGTTAATAACTAGTAATAATTATACTCTTCGTCTTTTTGGAGGACGACATCCATTATGAGGCATTGGAGTAATGTCAACAATCTCAGTCACCTCAATACCATTTGAGTGAATAGATCTTATTGCAGACTCACGACCGTTACCCGGTCCTTTTACATATACCTTCACCTTTCTTAATCCAAGATCAAATGCAACTTTAGCACAATCGGATGCAGCTGTTTGCGCAGCATAAGGAGTATTCTTTTTAGAACCTCTAAATCCCATTTTACCAGCACTTGACCAAGAAATTACTTGACCATTTTTATTGGTCAAAGAAATAATAATATTATTGAAAGATGAGTGAATATGTGCTTCTCCCTGAGCCTCTACTTTTACGACTCTTTTCTTCTGACTCGCTGTCTTCTTTGCCATATTTCAATTATTATTTAGTTGCTTTCTTTTTGTTTGCAACAGTTTTCTTTTTCCCTTTACGTGTACGAGCGTTGTTTTTCGTTTTTTGACCACGTAATGGTAAACCGATACGGTGACGGATTCCACGGTAACAACCGATATCCATCAAACGTTTAATGTTAAGCTGAATTTCAGAGCGAAGTTCACCTTCGATCTTGTATTCTTCAGAAATAATCTCACGAACTTTAGCAATTTGTTCGTCTGTCCAATCGCTAACTTTTAAGTTAACGTCCACCCCAGCAGCGCCAAGGATCTTTTGAGCAGCGCTCTGCCCAATTCCGTAAATATATGTCAATGATACCACACCGCGTTTATTGGTTGGTATATCAACTCCAGCAATTCTAGCCATAATATTAATAATTATCCTTGACGTTGTTTAAACTTTGGATTCTTCTTGTTAATCACGTATAAGCGTCCTTTGCGTTTTACGATTTTGCAATCGGCGCTTCTCTTCTTAACAGATGCTCTAACCTTCATTTTATTATAGAATTAATTTTTATATCTATATGAAATTCTACCCTTTGTTAGATCATATGGAGACATCTCCACCTTTACTTTATCTCCGGGCAAAATCTTAATATAGTGCATTCTCATCTTACCTGAGATATGCGCTGTAATGATATGCCCATTTTCTAACTCCACTCTAAACATGGCATTTGAAAGGGCTTCTATTATCGTTCCGTCTTGTTCTATTGAGGCTTGTTTAGCCATAATATATTACCTTTTTTTTAATTTTCAGACTGCAAAGTTAATATTTCTTCGACAAATTTAAAACTAGAAAGTATATCTGCCTCACTTTTTCCCACTGCAACAGTGTGTTCGAAGTGAGCTGATATCTTTTTATCGATCGTCCTGATGGTCCAACCGTCGTTTTCCTGAACAATATTACGCTTACCTA comes from the Saccharicrinis fermentans DSM 9555 = JCM 21142 genome and includes:
- the rpsD gene encoding 30S ribosomal protein S4, with the translated sequence MARYIGPKTRIARKFGEAIYGSDKSFERKNYPPGQHGNNRRKKTSEYGVQLKEKQKAKYTYGVLEKQFSNLFKKASRSKGITGEVLLGLLESRLDNVVYRLGIAPTRAAARQLVSHKHITVDGEIVNIPSYTVKADQLIGVRQKSKSLEAITDSLAASSVHNFSWLEWDNDSVTGKFLNVPSREDIPENIKEQLIVELYSK
- the rpsK gene encoding 30S ribosomal protein S11, producing MAKKTASQKKRVVKVEAQGEAHIHSSFNNIIISLTNKNGQVISWSSAGKMGFRGSKKNTPYAAQTAASDCAKVAFDLGLRKVKVYVKGPGNGRESAIRSIHSNGIEVTEIVDITPMPHNGCRPPKRRRV
- the rpsM gene encoding 30S ribosomal protein S13 — protein: MARIAGVDIPTNKRGVVSLTYIYGIGQSAAQKILGAAGVDVNLKVSDWTDEQIAKVREIISEEYKIEGELRSEIQLNIKRLMDIGCYRGIRHRIGLPLRGQKTKNNARTRKGKKKTVANKKKATK
- the ykgO gene encoding type B 50S ribosomal protein L36, whose protein sequence is MKVRASVKKRSADCKIVKRKGRLYVINKKNPKFKQRQG
- the infA gene encoding translation initiation factor IF-1, coding for MAKQASIEQDGTIIEALSNAMFRVELENGHIITAHISGKMRMHYIKILPGDKVKVEMSPYDLTKGRISYRYKN